In Scatophagus argus isolate fScaArg1 chromosome 7, fScaArg1.pri, whole genome shotgun sequence, a genomic segment contains:
- the frmd4a gene encoding FERM domain-containing protein 4A isoform X7 has translation MEGLLSPMRTRMTEGRRCQVHLLDDRKLELLVQPKLMAKDLLDLVASHFNLKEKEYFGIAYTDETGHFSWLQLDRRVLEHEFPKKSGPIVLYFCVRFYIESISYLKDNATIELFFLNAKSIIYKELIEVDSDVVFELASYILQEAKGDFTSNDATRSDLKKLPALPTQALKEHPSLAYCEDRVIEHYKKLSGQSRGQAIVNYMSIVESLPTYGVHYYAVKDKQGIPWWLGLSYKGIFQYDHQDKVKPRKVFQWRQLENLYFREKKFSVEVHDPRSRASVTRRTFGHSGIAVHTWYACPALIKSIWAMAISQHQFYLDRKQSKSKIHAARSLSEIAIDLTETGTLKTSKLANMGSKGKIISGSSGSLLSSGSQESDSSQTAKKDMLTALRARQEALEETLRQRLEELKSICIREAELTGKLPKEYPLDPGEEPPTVRRKIGTAFKLDEQKILPKGEEEELERLEREFAIQSQITEAARRLASDPHVSSKKLKKQRKTSYLNALKKLQEIENSINEYRVRSGKKPTQRASLIIEEANIGSEDSSLSDALVLDDDDPQVTGTPTFSPVASPHKGLPPRPPSHSRPPPPQSLDGLRHLHYSRSDYDKSPIKPKMWSESSLDEPYEKVKKRSSHSSHRRFPSSGSAEAGGSNSLQSSPIRNLPHWNSQSSMPSTPDLRTRTPHYVHSTRSVDISPTRLHSLAQHFRNRSSSLESQGKLLASDPDGHPHTLGTLGSPDFFLGPGRSSNGSDPLDDCSSCTSQSSSEHYYPSGGPPGSNPNYSTLGEDSPSKARQRQRQRHRSAGHLGSSNSGSMPNLAAKNGSGGGSSGVGMGGGHHGVYLHSQSQPSSQYRIKEYPLYVEGSPNPVVVRSLESDQEGHYSVKAQFKTSSSYTAGGLYKEAWGGEEGGEGSGRLTPSRSQIVRTPSLGREGGGGGGGGRAAVSEELRCWYQRSSGSLKERSHSNSGSTSSETGSQQGTLGHGRGSRVGTLAKGSPAASPHSQRSMTPSSEHAATPTPPCSPQHILNWQSGSFSDSCFLSSPLCSELADVQWYGRDKAKPGTLV, from the exons cccaAGCTGATGGCTAAGGACTTGCTGGACCTTGTTGCCTCTCACTTCAACCTCAAGGAGAAGGAGTATTTTGGAATTGCATACACAGACGAAAC GGGCCACTTTAGCTGGCTGCAGTTGGACCGCAGGGTATTAGAACATGAGTTCCCCAAGAAGTCTGGTCCCATTGTCCTCTACTTCTGTGTCAG gttcTACATAGAGAGTATATCCTACCTGAAAGACAATGCTACTATTGAGCTGTTTTTCCTTAATGCCAAGTCCATCATCTACAAG GAGCTTATTGAAGTGGACAGTGATGTTGTCTTTGAATTGGCTTCCTATATTCTACAA GAGGCTAAAGGCGATTTCACCAG TAATGATGCAACCAGGTCTGACCTAAAAAAGCTGCCTGCTCTGCCTACCCAGGCCTTAAAGGAGCACCCATCACTGGCCTATTG TGAAGATCGTGTCATAGAGCATTACAAGAAGCTCAGTGGGCAGTCCAGAGGGCAGGCTATTGTAaa TTATATGAGCATTGTAGAGTCTCTGCCCACATATGGAGTACATTACTATGCCGTGAAG gaCAAGCAGGGCATCCCATGGTGGTTGGGACTGAGCTATAAAGGCATCTTTCAGTATGACCACCAGGACAAAGTCAAACCCAGGAAG GTGTTCCAATGGCGTCAGTTGGAGAATCTCTACTTCAGAGAGAAGAAGTTTTCAGTAGAAGTTCATGACCCCAGGAG TAGGGCGTCGGTGACAAGAAGGACGTTTGGTCACAGTGGCATCGCTGTGCACACGTGGTACGCGTGTCCTGCCCTCATCAAGTCCATCTGGGCCATGGCAATCAGCCAGCACCAGTTCTACCTGGACCGCAAGCAAAGCAAG TCTAAAATCCATGCAGCGCGGAGTTTGAGTGAGATTGCTATAGACCTTACGGAAACAGGAACTCTGAAGACCTCCAAACTAGCCAACATGGGCAGCAAGGGAAAAATTATAAGTGGCAGCAGTGGCAGTCTGCTCTCCTCAG GCTCTCAGGAATCGGACAGCTCCCAGACTGCCAAGAAGGACATGCTAACAGCACTGAGGGCCAGGCAAGAGGCACTGGAGGAAACACTAAGACAGAGACTAGAGGAACTTAAGAGCATCTGCATCAGAGAAGCG GAGCTAACAGGGAAGCTCCCTAAGGAATATCCTCTGGATCCAGGAGAGGAGCCACCTACAGTGAGACGGAAGATTGGTACTGCCTTCAAACTAGATGAGCAGAAAATTCTTCCTAAGGGAGAG GAGGAGGAACTGGAGCGTTTGGAGCGCGAGTTTGCCATTCAGTCCCAGATTACAGAGGCAGCCAGGCGTCTTGCCAGCGATCCTCACGTGAGCAGTaagaagctgaagaaacagaggaagacTTCTTATCTGAACGCGCTGAAGAAGCTGCAGGAAATTGAGAACTCTATCAATGAGTACCGGGTCCGCTCTGGCAAGAAGCCTACTCAGAGGGCATCTCTTATCATAGAAG AGGCCAATATTGGTTCTGAGGACAGTTCATTGTCTGACGCATTGGTCTTGGATGATG ATGATCCTCAAGTTACAGGTACCCCCACCTTCTCTCCAGTAGCATCGCCTCACAAGGGCCTTCCTCCTCGACCACCGTCACACAGTCGACCCCCTCCACCACAGTCCCTGGATGGCCTGCGACACCTGCACTACTCACGCTCTGACTATGATAAATCACCCATCAAACCCAAGATGTGGAGTGAATCGTCACTGGATGAGCCCTATGAAAAAGTCAAGAAACGCTCCTCTCACTCAAG TCACAGGCGGTTCCCAAGCTCTGGCAGTGCAGAAGCAGGGGGTAGTAACTCGTTGCAGAGCAGCCCTATCAGGAACCTCCCTCACTGGAATTCACAGTCCAGCATGCCATCAACCCCGGACCTGAGGACCAGAACCCCGCACTATGTACATTCCACTAG GTCAGTGGACATCAGTCCCACACGTCTGCACAGTCTCGCTCAGCACTTTAGAAACCGCAGCTCAAGCCTTGAGTCCCAGGGCAAACTGTTAGCGTCCGACCCCGACGGGCACCCGCACACCCTGGGCACACTGGGCAGCCCTGACTTCTTCCTGGGCCCAGGACGCAGCTCCAATGGCTCTGACCCACTGGACGACTGCTCATCCTGCACCAGCCAAAGCAGCTCAGAGCATTACTACCCCTCTGGTGGACCCCCAGGCAGCAACCCCAACTACTCTACTCTGGGAGAGGACTCACCCTCAAAAGccagacagaggcagaggcaaaGGCACAG GTCTGCAGGTCACTTGGGTTCCTCTAATTCTGGCTCCATGCCAAACCTGGCAGCTAAGAACGGCTCTGGTGGAGGTTCAAGTGGAGTTGGAATGGGAGGTGGACACCATGGTGTCTACCTTCACAGCCAGAGCCAGCCCTCTTCCCAGTACCGCATCAAGGAGTACCCGCTTTACGTGGAGGGCAGCCCCAACCCCGTGGTGGTACGCAGCCTGGAGAGCGACCAGGAGGGCCACTACAGCGTGAAGGCTCAGTTCAAGACCTCCAGCTCCTACACGGCCGGAGGATTGTACAAGGAAGCCtgggggggagaggagggaggtgagggAAGCGGCCGACTCACACCGTCACGCTCTCAGATTGTACGGACTCCGTCATTGGGGCGAgagggtggtggaggtggaggagggggaagggCAGCAGTGTCTGAGGAGCTGCGGTGCTGGTACCAGAGGTCCTCAGGGAGCCTGAAAGAGAGGAGTCACTCAAATTCGGGGTCTACTTCCTCCGAGACAGGGTCACAGCAAGGCACCCTGGGACATGGTCGGGGGAGTAGAGTCGGAACACTCGCCAAGGGCTCACCAG CTGCATCCCCTCACAGCCAGAGGAGTATGACGCCCTCCAGTGAACACGCAGCCACACCCACACCCCCCTGTAGCCCACAGCACATCCTCAACTGGCAGAGCGG GTCTTTCAGTGACAGCTGTTTTCTCAGCAGCCCCCTGTGTTCAGAGCTGGCAGATGTGCAGTGGTACGGACGTGACAAGGCCAAACCTGGAACCCTGGTCTGA
- the frmd4a gene encoding FERM domain-containing protein 4A isoform X6, whose amino-acid sequence MVVQGAVTPGRTRRLMLKLPVGTLRRNSGERMTEGRRCQVHLLDDRKLELLVQPKLMAKDLLDLVASHFNLKEKEYFGIAYTDETGHFSWLQLDRRVLEHEFPKKSGPIVLYFCVRFYIESISYLKDNATIELFFLNAKSIIYKELIEVDSDVVFELASYILQEAKGDFTSNDATRSDLKKLPALPTQALKEHPSLAYCEDRVIEHYKKLSGQSRGQAIVNYMSIVESLPTYGVHYYAVKDKQGIPWWLGLSYKGIFQYDHQDKVKPRKVFQWRQLENLYFREKKFSVEVHDPRRASVTRRTFGHSGIAVHTWYACPALIKSIWAMAISQHQFYLDRKQSKSKIHAARSLSEIAIDLTETGTLKTSKLANMGSKGKIISGSSGSLLSSGSQESDSSQTAKKDMLTALRARQEALEETLRQRLEELKSICIREAELTGKLPKEYPLDPGEEPPTVRRKIGTAFKLDEQKILPKGEEEELERLEREFAIQSQITEAARRLASDPHVSSKKLKKQRKTSYLNALKKLQEIENSINEYRVRSGKKPTQRASLIIEEANIGSEDSSLSDALVLDDDDPQVTGTPTFSPVASPHKGLPPRPPSHSRPPPPQSLDGLRHLHYSRSDYDKSPIKPKMWSESSLDEPYEKVKKRSSHSSHRRFPSSGSAEAGGSNSLQSSPIRNLPHWNSQSSMPSTPDLRTRTPHYVHSTRSVDISPTRLHSLAQHFRNRSSSLESQGKLLASDPDGHPHTLGTLGSPDFFLGPGRSSNGSDPLDDCSSCTSQSSSEHYYPSGGPPGSNPNYSTLGEDSPSKARQRQRQRHRSAGHLGSSNSGSMPNLAAKNGSGGGSSGVGMGGGHHGVYLHSQSQPSSQYRIKEYPLYVEGSPNPVVVRSLESDQEGHYSVKAQFKTSSSYTAGGLYKEAWGGEEGGEGSGRLTPSRSQIVRTPSLGREGGGGGGGGRAAVSEELRCWYQRSSGSLKERSHSNSGSTSSETGSQQGTLGHGRGSRVGTLAKGSPAASPHSQRSMTPSSEHAATPTPPCSPQHILNWQSGSFSDSCFLSSPLCSELADVQWYGRDKAKPGTLV is encoded by the exons cccaAGCTGATGGCTAAGGACTTGCTGGACCTTGTTGCCTCTCACTTCAACCTCAAGGAGAAGGAGTATTTTGGAATTGCATACACAGACGAAAC GGGCCACTTTAGCTGGCTGCAGTTGGACCGCAGGGTATTAGAACATGAGTTCCCCAAGAAGTCTGGTCCCATTGTCCTCTACTTCTGTGTCAG gttcTACATAGAGAGTATATCCTACCTGAAAGACAATGCTACTATTGAGCTGTTTTTCCTTAATGCCAAGTCCATCATCTACAAG GAGCTTATTGAAGTGGACAGTGATGTTGTCTTTGAATTGGCTTCCTATATTCTACAA GAGGCTAAAGGCGATTTCACCAG TAATGATGCAACCAGGTCTGACCTAAAAAAGCTGCCTGCTCTGCCTACCCAGGCCTTAAAGGAGCACCCATCACTGGCCTATTG TGAAGATCGTGTCATAGAGCATTACAAGAAGCTCAGTGGGCAGTCCAGAGGGCAGGCTATTGTAaa TTATATGAGCATTGTAGAGTCTCTGCCCACATATGGAGTACATTACTATGCCGTGAAG gaCAAGCAGGGCATCCCATGGTGGTTGGGACTGAGCTATAAAGGCATCTTTCAGTATGACCACCAGGACAAAGTCAAACCCAGGAAG GTGTTCCAATGGCGTCAGTTGGAGAATCTCTACTTCAGAGAGAAGAAGTTTTCAGTAGAAGTTCATGACCCCAGGAG GGCGTCGGTGACAAGAAGGACGTTTGGTCACAGTGGCATCGCTGTGCACACGTGGTACGCGTGTCCTGCCCTCATCAAGTCCATCTGGGCCATGGCAATCAGCCAGCACCAGTTCTACCTGGACCGCAAGCAAAGCAAG TCTAAAATCCATGCAGCGCGGAGTTTGAGTGAGATTGCTATAGACCTTACGGAAACAGGAACTCTGAAGACCTCCAAACTAGCCAACATGGGCAGCAAGGGAAAAATTATAAGTGGCAGCAGTGGCAGTCTGCTCTCCTCAG GCTCTCAGGAATCGGACAGCTCCCAGACTGCCAAGAAGGACATGCTAACAGCACTGAGGGCCAGGCAAGAGGCACTGGAGGAAACACTAAGACAGAGACTAGAGGAACTTAAGAGCATCTGCATCAGAGAAGCG GAGCTAACAGGGAAGCTCCCTAAGGAATATCCTCTGGATCCAGGAGAGGAGCCACCTACAGTGAGACGGAAGATTGGTACTGCCTTCAAACTAGATGAGCAGAAAATTCTTCCTAAGGGAGAG GAGGAGGAACTGGAGCGTTTGGAGCGCGAGTTTGCCATTCAGTCCCAGATTACAGAGGCAGCCAGGCGTCTTGCCAGCGATCCTCACGTGAGCAGTaagaagctgaagaaacagaggaagacTTCTTATCTGAACGCGCTGAAGAAGCTGCAGGAAATTGAGAACTCTATCAATGAGTACCGGGTCCGCTCTGGCAAGAAGCCTACTCAGAGGGCATCTCTTATCATAGAAG AGGCCAATATTGGTTCTGAGGACAGTTCATTGTCTGACGCATTGGTCTTGGATGATG ATGATCCTCAAGTTACAGGTACCCCCACCTTCTCTCCAGTAGCATCGCCTCACAAGGGCCTTCCTCCTCGACCACCGTCACACAGTCGACCCCCTCCACCACAGTCCCTGGATGGCCTGCGACACCTGCACTACTCACGCTCTGACTATGATAAATCACCCATCAAACCCAAGATGTGGAGTGAATCGTCACTGGATGAGCCCTATGAAAAAGTCAAGAAACGCTCCTCTCACTCAAG TCACAGGCGGTTCCCAAGCTCTGGCAGTGCAGAAGCAGGGGGTAGTAACTCGTTGCAGAGCAGCCCTATCAGGAACCTCCCTCACTGGAATTCACAGTCCAGCATGCCATCAACCCCGGACCTGAGGACCAGAACCCCGCACTATGTACATTCCACTAG GTCAGTGGACATCAGTCCCACACGTCTGCACAGTCTCGCTCAGCACTTTAGAAACCGCAGCTCAAGCCTTGAGTCCCAGGGCAAACTGTTAGCGTCCGACCCCGACGGGCACCCGCACACCCTGGGCACACTGGGCAGCCCTGACTTCTTCCTGGGCCCAGGACGCAGCTCCAATGGCTCTGACCCACTGGACGACTGCTCATCCTGCACCAGCCAAAGCAGCTCAGAGCATTACTACCCCTCTGGTGGACCCCCAGGCAGCAACCCCAACTACTCTACTCTGGGAGAGGACTCACCCTCAAAAGccagacagaggcagaggcaaaGGCACAG GTCTGCAGGTCACTTGGGTTCCTCTAATTCTGGCTCCATGCCAAACCTGGCAGCTAAGAACGGCTCTGGTGGAGGTTCAAGTGGAGTTGGAATGGGAGGTGGACACCATGGTGTCTACCTTCACAGCCAGAGCCAGCCCTCTTCCCAGTACCGCATCAAGGAGTACCCGCTTTACGTGGAGGGCAGCCCCAACCCCGTGGTGGTACGCAGCCTGGAGAGCGACCAGGAGGGCCACTACAGCGTGAAGGCTCAGTTCAAGACCTCCAGCTCCTACACGGCCGGAGGATTGTACAAGGAAGCCtgggggggagaggagggaggtgagggAAGCGGCCGACTCACACCGTCACGCTCTCAGATTGTACGGACTCCGTCATTGGGGCGAgagggtggtggaggtggaggagggggaagggCAGCAGTGTCTGAGGAGCTGCGGTGCTGGTACCAGAGGTCCTCAGGGAGCCTGAAAGAGAGGAGTCACTCAAATTCGGGGTCTACTTCCTCCGAGACAGGGTCACAGCAAGGCACCCTGGGACATGGTCGGGGGAGTAGAGTCGGAACACTCGCCAAGGGCTCACCAG CTGCATCCCCTCACAGCCAGAGGAGTATGACGCCCTCCAGTGAACACGCAGCCACACCCACACCCCCCTGTAGCCCACAGCACATCCTCAACTGGCAGAGCGG GTCTTTCAGTGACAGCTGTTTTCTCAGCAGCCCCCTGTGTTCAGAGCTGGCAGATGTGCAGTGGTACGGACGTGACAAGGCCAAACCTGGAACCCTGGTCTGA
- the frmd4a gene encoding FERM domain-containing protein 4A isoform X5 — translation MVVQGAVTPGRTRRLMLKLPVGTLRRNSGERMTEGRRCQVHLLDDRKLELLVQPKLMAKDLLDLVASHFNLKEKEYFGIAYTDETGHFSWLQLDRRVLEHEFPKKSGPIVLYFCVRFYIESISYLKDNATIELFFLNAKSIIYKELIEVDSDVVFELASYILQEAKGDFTSNDATRSDLKKLPALPTQALKEHPSLAYCEDRVIEHYKKLSGQSRGQAIVNYMSIVESLPTYGVHYYAVKDKQGIPWWLGLSYKGIFQYDHQDKVKPRKVFQWRQLENLYFREKKFSVEVHDPRSRASVTRRTFGHSGIAVHTWYACPALIKSIWAMAISQHQFYLDRKQSKSKIHAARSLSEIAIDLTETGTLKTSKLANMGSKGKIISGSSGSLLSSGSQESDSSQTAKKDMLTALRARQEALEETLRQRLEELKSICIREAELTGKLPKEYPLDPGEEPPTVRRKIGTAFKLDEQKILPKGEEEELERLEREFAIQSQITEAARRLASDPHVSSKKLKKQRKTSYLNALKKLQEIENSINEYRVRSGKKPTQRASLIIEEANIGSEDSSLSDALVLDDDDPQVTGTPTFSPVASPHKGLPPRPPSHSRPPPPQSLDGLRHLHYSRSDYDKSPIKPKMWSESSLDEPYEKVKKRSSHSSHRRFPSSGSAEAGGSNSLQSSPIRNLPHWNSQSSMPSTPDLRTRTPHYVHSTRSVDISPTRLHSLAQHFRNRSSSLESQGKLLASDPDGHPHTLGTLGSPDFFLGPGRSSNGSDPLDDCSSCTSQSSSEHYYPSGGPPGSNPNYSTLGEDSPSKARQRQRQRHRSAGHLGSSNSGSMPNLAAKNGSGGGSSGVGMGGGHHGVYLHSQSQPSSQYRIKEYPLYVEGSPNPVVVRSLESDQEGHYSVKAQFKTSSSYTAGGLYKEAWGGEEGGEGSGRLTPSRSQIVRTPSLGREGGGGGGGGRAAVSEELRCWYQRSSGSLKERSHSNSGSTSSETGSQQGTLGHGRGSRVGTLAKGSPAASPHSQRSMTPSSEHAATPTPPCSPQHILNWQSGSFSDSCFLSSPLCSELADVQWYGRDKAKPGTLV, via the exons cccaAGCTGATGGCTAAGGACTTGCTGGACCTTGTTGCCTCTCACTTCAACCTCAAGGAGAAGGAGTATTTTGGAATTGCATACACAGACGAAAC GGGCCACTTTAGCTGGCTGCAGTTGGACCGCAGGGTATTAGAACATGAGTTCCCCAAGAAGTCTGGTCCCATTGTCCTCTACTTCTGTGTCAG gttcTACATAGAGAGTATATCCTACCTGAAAGACAATGCTACTATTGAGCTGTTTTTCCTTAATGCCAAGTCCATCATCTACAAG GAGCTTATTGAAGTGGACAGTGATGTTGTCTTTGAATTGGCTTCCTATATTCTACAA GAGGCTAAAGGCGATTTCACCAG TAATGATGCAACCAGGTCTGACCTAAAAAAGCTGCCTGCTCTGCCTACCCAGGCCTTAAAGGAGCACCCATCACTGGCCTATTG TGAAGATCGTGTCATAGAGCATTACAAGAAGCTCAGTGGGCAGTCCAGAGGGCAGGCTATTGTAaa TTATATGAGCATTGTAGAGTCTCTGCCCACATATGGAGTACATTACTATGCCGTGAAG gaCAAGCAGGGCATCCCATGGTGGTTGGGACTGAGCTATAAAGGCATCTTTCAGTATGACCACCAGGACAAAGTCAAACCCAGGAAG GTGTTCCAATGGCGTCAGTTGGAGAATCTCTACTTCAGAGAGAAGAAGTTTTCAGTAGAAGTTCATGACCCCAGGAG TAGGGCGTCGGTGACAAGAAGGACGTTTGGTCACAGTGGCATCGCTGTGCACACGTGGTACGCGTGTCCTGCCCTCATCAAGTCCATCTGGGCCATGGCAATCAGCCAGCACCAGTTCTACCTGGACCGCAAGCAAAGCAAG TCTAAAATCCATGCAGCGCGGAGTTTGAGTGAGATTGCTATAGACCTTACGGAAACAGGAACTCTGAAGACCTCCAAACTAGCCAACATGGGCAGCAAGGGAAAAATTATAAGTGGCAGCAGTGGCAGTCTGCTCTCCTCAG GCTCTCAGGAATCGGACAGCTCCCAGACTGCCAAGAAGGACATGCTAACAGCACTGAGGGCCAGGCAAGAGGCACTGGAGGAAACACTAAGACAGAGACTAGAGGAACTTAAGAGCATCTGCATCAGAGAAGCG GAGCTAACAGGGAAGCTCCCTAAGGAATATCCTCTGGATCCAGGAGAGGAGCCACCTACAGTGAGACGGAAGATTGGTACTGCCTTCAAACTAGATGAGCAGAAAATTCTTCCTAAGGGAGAG GAGGAGGAACTGGAGCGTTTGGAGCGCGAGTTTGCCATTCAGTCCCAGATTACAGAGGCAGCCAGGCGTCTTGCCAGCGATCCTCACGTGAGCAGTaagaagctgaagaaacagaggaagacTTCTTATCTGAACGCGCTGAAGAAGCTGCAGGAAATTGAGAACTCTATCAATGAGTACCGGGTCCGCTCTGGCAAGAAGCCTACTCAGAGGGCATCTCTTATCATAGAAG AGGCCAATATTGGTTCTGAGGACAGTTCATTGTCTGACGCATTGGTCTTGGATGATG ATGATCCTCAAGTTACAGGTACCCCCACCTTCTCTCCAGTAGCATCGCCTCACAAGGGCCTTCCTCCTCGACCACCGTCACACAGTCGACCCCCTCCACCACAGTCCCTGGATGGCCTGCGACACCTGCACTACTCACGCTCTGACTATGATAAATCACCCATCAAACCCAAGATGTGGAGTGAATCGTCACTGGATGAGCCCTATGAAAAAGTCAAGAAACGCTCCTCTCACTCAAG TCACAGGCGGTTCCCAAGCTCTGGCAGTGCAGAAGCAGGGGGTAGTAACTCGTTGCAGAGCAGCCCTATCAGGAACCTCCCTCACTGGAATTCACAGTCCAGCATGCCATCAACCCCGGACCTGAGGACCAGAACCCCGCACTATGTACATTCCACTAG GTCAGTGGACATCAGTCCCACACGTCTGCACAGTCTCGCTCAGCACTTTAGAAACCGCAGCTCAAGCCTTGAGTCCCAGGGCAAACTGTTAGCGTCCGACCCCGACGGGCACCCGCACACCCTGGGCACACTGGGCAGCCCTGACTTCTTCCTGGGCCCAGGACGCAGCTCCAATGGCTCTGACCCACTGGACGACTGCTCATCCTGCACCAGCCAAAGCAGCTCAGAGCATTACTACCCCTCTGGTGGACCCCCAGGCAGCAACCCCAACTACTCTACTCTGGGAGAGGACTCACCCTCAAAAGccagacagaggcagaggcaaaGGCACAG GTCTGCAGGTCACTTGGGTTCCTCTAATTCTGGCTCCATGCCAAACCTGGCAGCTAAGAACGGCTCTGGTGGAGGTTCAAGTGGAGTTGGAATGGGAGGTGGACACCATGGTGTCTACCTTCACAGCCAGAGCCAGCCCTCTTCCCAGTACCGCATCAAGGAGTACCCGCTTTACGTGGAGGGCAGCCCCAACCCCGTGGTGGTACGCAGCCTGGAGAGCGACCAGGAGGGCCACTACAGCGTGAAGGCTCAGTTCAAGACCTCCAGCTCCTACACGGCCGGAGGATTGTACAAGGAAGCCtgggggggagaggagggaggtgagggAAGCGGCCGACTCACACCGTCACGCTCTCAGATTGTACGGACTCCGTCATTGGGGCGAgagggtggtggaggtggaggagggggaagggCAGCAGTGTCTGAGGAGCTGCGGTGCTGGTACCAGAGGTCCTCAGGGAGCCTGAAAGAGAGGAGTCACTCAAATTCGGGGTCTACTTCCTCCGAGACAGGGTCACAGCAAGGCACCCTGGGACATGGTCGGGGGAGTAGAGTCGGAACACTCGCCAAGGGCTCACCAG CTGCATCCCCTCACAGCCAGAGGAGTATGACGCCCTCCAGTGAACACGCAGCCACACCCACACCCCCCTGTAGCCCACAGCACATCCTCAACTGGCAGAGCGG GTCTTTCAGTGACAGCTGTTTTCTCAGCAGCCCCCTGTGTTCAGAGCTGGCAGATGTGCAGTGGTACGGACGTGACAAGGCCAAACCTGGAACCCTGGTCTGA